A portion of the Pleuronectes platessa chromosome 15, fPlePla1.1, whole genome shotgun sequence genome contains these proteins:
- the myo7ab gene encoding unconventional myosin-VIIa isoform X3 codes for MVILQQGDYVWLDLKTGREFDVPVGAVVKLCDSGQIQVLDDEAKEHWISPQNATNIKPMHPTSIHGVEDMIRLGDLNEAGILRNLLIRYDERVIYTYTGSILVAVNPYQLLPIYTPDQIRLYTNKKIGELPPHIFAIADNCYFNMQRNNKDQCCIISGESGAGKTESTKLILQFLAAISGQHSWIEQQVLEATPILEAFGNAKTIRNDNSSRFGKYVDIHFNKRGAIEGAKIEQYLLEKSRVCRQAPDERNYHIFYCVLKGMPPEMKAKLGLGLATDYSYLTMGNCTQCDGRDDLRDYSSILSAMKVLMFTETENWEISKLLAAILHMGNLRFEARTYDNLDACLVVRSPDLVTAASLMEVEPKDVMVCLTTRTLITRGESVATPLSVGQGLDVRDAFVKGIYGRLFVWIVDKINAAIYRPPSCESNIVRRSIGLLDIFGFENFIVNSFEQLCINFANENLQQFFVRHVFKLEQEEYNLEDISWQHIEFTDNQDALDMIAQKPMNIISLIDEESKFPKGSDATMLYKLNSQHKLNSNYIPPKNIYQTQFGIQHFAGVVHYETRGFLEKNRDSLHTDIIQLVHSSKNKFIKQIFQADVAMGVETRKRSPTLSSQFKRSLEMLMRTLSVCQPFFVRCIKPNELKKPMIFDRELCIRQLRYSGMMETIRIRRAGYPIRYSFAEFVDRYRVLMPGVKPSHVQADLRGTSQKIVLARLGKHDDWQIGKTKVFLKDHHDLQLEVERDKAITDKVILIQKSVRGLKERNHFLRLRSAVTFIQKVWRGYRCRKNYQIMQKGFLRLQAVYRSRKFLRSYQVTRLRITLTQARCRGFMIRRTFWRRLRAVLTMQAYTRGMIARRFCQRLRAELQHRLEAEGQRLAEEEQLRNQMTARRAKAEAERNHQERLVQLTQQQEEREREEKEEARRKKELLEQMEREKEQPVDHSDMVDRMFGFLGNSGPLPNQDGRAPSGFEDLENTPHSEEAEEELLNEALPLPVEEEEDLSEYKFSKFAATYFQGVSTHTYIRRPLKQPLLFHEDEGDQLAALAVWITVLRFMGDLPEPKSQLVINDGSEKIPVMTKIYETLGKRTYKRELQELQVEGENSAIDNQKRNSIRHKLVSLTLKRKSKITEEVTRRLTESDYGLQGNSMLEDRPTSNLEKLHFIIGNGILRPALRDEIYCQICKQLTQNPSKSSHARGWILLSLCLGCFAPSEKFLKYLRTFLINGPPGYAPYCEERLRRTFINRTRTQPPSWLELQATKSKKPIMLPVTFMDGTTKTLLADSATTASELCNALADKNNLRDRFGFSLYIALFDKVSSLGSGSDHVMDAVSQCEQYAKEQGAQERNAPWRLFFRKEIFSPWHNPAEDQVATNLIYQQIVRGVKFGEYRCEKEDLAELASQQYFVDYGPEILQDRLLSLIPSYIPDREITATKTSEKWSHLIIQAHKKGLNSKRRSNTQRVKEDVVDFARLKWPLLFSRFYEAFKFSGPSLPKNDVIVAVNWTGVYFVDEQEQVLLELSFPEITAVSSSRGGKLQGQSFTLVIMKGDKYTFTSNNAEDIRDLVVSFLDGLRKRSKYVVGLMDCPNPAGVDSTFLSFSKGDLIILDDHDGEHVMNSGWAHGINDKTKQRGDFPADCVYVVPTITRPQYDIVALVTMTPDQRRESISLSQMKPSDIEDKTKTYTLEEFSYDYFRPPPKSTLSRVMIPKSRGKERLWSCTREPLKQPLLKKVLAHEELAQEACLASTAVMKYMGDYPSKRVRFVNELTDQIFEGALKAEPLKDEIFCQILKQLTDNHIKYSEEKGWELLWLCTGLFPPSNVLLPHVQKFLQAKKHCPLAPDCMQRLQKALRNGSRKYPPHLVEVEAIQHKTTQIFHKVYFPDDSDEVFEVESSTKAKDFCHNISGRLMLKSSEGFSLFVKITDKVISVPDGDFFFDFVRHLTDWIKKARPVKDGVVPSLTYQVFFMKKLWTNTVPGKDSMADSIFHYYQELPKYLRGYHKCPRDEVYQLAALIYRVKYDEEKSHFQNICKILKELVPQDQIRHLSPDDWKRSILSLFNKQSGKTPEEAKLSLLKIIYKWPTFGSAFFEVKQTTDPNYPETLLIAINKHGVSLIDPKSKEILTTHPFTKISNWSSGNTYFHITIGNLVRGSKLLCETSLGYKMDDLLTSYISQMLTTMTKQRTSRGNSK; via the exons ATGGTCATTCTGCAGCAG GGCGACTATGTGTGGCTGGACCTCAAAACGGGTCGAGAGTTTGACGTGCCGGTGGGAGCCGTGGTCAAACTCTGCGACTCCGGACAGATCCAGGTTCTGGACGATGAAGCCAAG GAACACTGGATCTCTCCTCAGAATGCCACCAACATCAAGCCCATGCACCCGACCTCCATCCACGGGGTGGAGGACATGATCCGCCTGGGAGACCTGAACGAAGCCGGCATCCTCCGCAACCTGCTCATCCGCTACGACGAGCGCGTCATCTAC ACGTACACCGGCTCCATCCTGGTGGCTGTGAATCCGTACCAGCTGCTTCCCATCTACACCCCCGACCAGATTCGCCTCTACACCAACAAGAAGATCGGCGAGTTGCCGCCGCACATATTCGCCATAGCTGACAACTGCTACTTCAACATGCAGCGGAACAACAAGGACCAGTGCTGCATCATCAG tggTGAGTCCGGAGCTGGGAAGACAGAAAGCACAAAGCTGATTCTGCAGTTCCTCGCTGCCATCAGTGGTCAGCACTCCTGGATCGAGCAGCAGGTCCTGGAGGCCACGCCCATCCTCGAAG CTTTCGGAAACGCGAAGACGATTCGCAACGACAACTCCAGTCGCTTCGGGAAATACGTCGACATCCACTTCAACAAGCGCGGCGCCATCGAAGGAGCCAAGATCGAGCAGTACCTGCTGGAGAAGTCCAGAGTGTGTCGACAG GCTCCGGACGAGAGGAACTACCACATCTTCTACTGCGTGTTGAAGGGGATGCCTCCGGAGATGAAAGCCAAACTGGGTCTGGGCCTCGCCACAGATTACTCCTACCTCACCATG GGGAACTGCACACAGTGTGACGGTCGAGACGACCTGAGAGATTACTCCAGCATCCTGTCGGCCATGAAGGTCCTGATGTTCACCGAGACGGAGAACTGGGAGATCTCCAAGCTGCTCGCTGCCATCCTGCACATGGGGAACCTGCGATTCGAGG CTCGAACGTACGACAATCTGGACGCCTGTTTGGTCGTGAGATCTCCTGACCTGGTCACTGCTGCCTCACtcatggag GTGGAGCCTAAGGACGTGATGGTGTGTTTAACCACACGAACCCTGATCACTCGAGGGGAAAGCGTGGCGACGCCTCTCAGCGTGGGACAAGGCCTGGACGTCAGAGACGCCTTCGTTAAG GGGATCTACGGCCGACTGTTTGTCTGGATCGTGGATAAGATCAACGCGGCCATCTACAGGCCTCCGTCCTGCGAGAGCAACATCGTGCGCAGATCCATCGGACTGCTGGACATCTTCGGCTTCGAGAACTTCATCGTCAACAG CTTCGAGCAGCTCTGCATCAACTTCGCCAACGAGAACCTGCAGCAGTTCTTCGTTCGTCACGTGTTCaaactggagcaggaggagtacAACCTGGAGGACATCAGCTGGCAGCACATCGAGTTCACCGACAACCAGGACGCCCTGGACATGATCGCACAGAAGCCCATGAACATCATCTCCCTGATCGACGAGGAGAGCAAGTTCCCTAAG GGATCTGATGCTACGATGCTCTACAAGCTCAACTCGCAGCACAAGCTCAACTCCAACTACATCCCTCCGAAGAACATCTACCAGACCCAGTTTGGTATCCAGCACTTTGCCGGTGTGGTGCATTACGAGACCAGAG gATTCCTGGAGAAGAACCGCGACAGCCTCCACACCGACATCATCCAGCTCGTCCACTCGTCCAAGAACAAGTTCATCAAGCAGATCTTCCAGGCGGACGTGGCCATG ggagtgGAGACGAGGAAGCGCTCTCCCACTCTGAGCAGTCAGTTCAAACGTTCCCTGGAGATGCTGATGAGGACGCTGAGCGTGTGTCAGCCGTTCTTCGTGCGTTGTATCAAACCCAACGAGCTCAAGAAGCCGATG ATATTCGACAGAGAGCTCTGCATCCGTCAGCTGCGATACTCCGGTATGATGGAGACCATCCGGATCCGCCGGGCCGGTTACCCCATCAGATACAGCTTCGCCGAGTTTGTGGACCGGTACCGAGTCTTAATGCCTGGAGTGAAACCTTCTCACGTTCAG GCGGATCTACGAGGAACCTCTCAGAAGATTGTCCTGGCTCGACTGGGGAAACATGACGACTGGCAAATCGGAAAGACCAAAGTGTTCCTGAAG gATCACCACGACctgcagctggaggtggagagagacaaaGCCATAACTGACAAGGTCATCCTCATCCAGAAGTCTGTGCGAGGACTGAAAGAGAG GAACCACTTCCTCCGACTGAGGAGCGCGGTGACTTTCATCCAAAAGGTCTGGAGGGGATATCGCTGCAGAAAGAATTACCAGATT ATGCAGAAGGGCTTCCTGCGCCTTCAGGCCGTGTACAGGTCCAGGAAGTTCTTAAGAAGCTACCAGGTCACTCGCCTTCGCATCACTCTCACCCAAGCCCGCTGCCGTGGTTTCATGATCCGGCGGACGTTCTGGCGGCGCCTGCGTGCCGTGTTGACCATGCAGGCCTACACCAGGGGCATGATCGCCAGACGCTTCTGCCAGAGGCTGAGGGCAGAG CTGCAGCATCGCCTGGAAGCCGAGGGCCAGCGTCTGgccgaggaggagcagctgcggAACCAGATGACGGCGCGGCGGGCGAAGGCCGAGGCCGAGAGGAATCACCAGGAGCGGCTCGTCCAACTgacccagcagcaggaggagagggagcgcgaggagaaggaggaggcgaggaggaagaaggagctgctggagcagatggagagggagaaggagcagcCCGTGGATCACTCCGACATGGTCGACCGTATGTTCGGGTTCCTGGGGAACTCGGGGCCGTTACCCAACCAGGACGGACGAGCACCAAGTGGCTTCGAG GACCTGGAGAACACTCCTCACAGTGAGGAAGctgaagaggagctgctgaatgAAGCTCTGCCGCTGCCcgttgaagaagaggaggatttgTCTGAGTACAAGTTCTCTAAGTTTGCAGCCACCTACTTCCAGGGAGTTTCCACTCACACGTACATCAGACGACCGCTGAAGCAACCGCTGCTTTTCCACGAGGACGAAGGAGATCAGCTG GCTGCACTGGCCGTGTGGATCACCGTGCTGAGGTTCATGGGCGACCTCCCCGAACCCAAGAGCCAGCTGGTCATAAACGACGGCAGCGAAAAGATTCCCGTCATGACCAAGATCTACGAAACCCTCGGGAAGAGGACGTACAagagggagctgcaggagctgcaggtggaAGGAGAG AACAGTGCCATTGACAACCAGAAGAGGAACAGCATCAGACACAAACTCGTGTCTCTCACCCTGAAGAGGAAATCTAAGATCACAGAGGAG GTCACCAGGCGTTTGACCGAGAGCGACTACGGCCTCCAGGGGAACAGCATGCTGGAGGACCGGCCCACCTCCAACCTGGAGAAACTTCACTTCATCATCGGCAACGGCATCTTACGACCCGCCCTCAG GGACGAGATCTACTGTCAGATCTGCAAACAGCTGACTCAGAATCCGTCCAAGAGCAGTCACGCCCGAGGATGGATCCTGCTGTCGCTCTGCCTCGGCTGCTTCGCCCCCTCCGAGAAGTTTCTCAAG TATTTACGGACGTTCTTGATCAACGGTCCCCCTGGTTATGCTCCATACTGCGAGGAGAGGCTGAGGAGGACGTTTATCAATCGCACACGGACTCAGCCACCGTCCTGGTTGGAGCTGCAGGCCACTAAATCCAAGAAGCCCATCATGTTACCAGTCACGTTCATGGACGGCACCACTAAGACCCTCCTGGCAGACTCGGCCACCACCGCCAGCGAGCTCTGCAACGCTCTGGCGGACAAGAACAACCTGAGAGACCGATTCGGCTTCTCGCTGTACATCGCCCTGTTTGACAAG GTGTCTTCATTGGGCAGCGGCAGCGACCATGTCATGGACGCCGTCTCCCAGTGCGAGCAGTACGCAAAGGAGCAGGGCGCTCAGGAGAGGAACGCCCCCTGGAGGCTGTTCTTCAGGAAGGAGATCTTCAGCCCCTGGCACAACCCCGCCGAGGACCAGGTGGCCACAAACCTCATCTACCAGCAGATCGTCCGAGGGGTGAAGTTCGGAGAGTATCGCTGCGAGAAG GAGGACTTGGCAGAGCTGGCCTCTCAGCAGTACTTTGTGGATTACGGCCCTGAAATCCTCCAGGATCGCCTGCTCAGCCTCATTCCGTCCTACATCCCCGACAGAGAGATCACGGCCACTAAGACGTCAGAGAAGTGGTCTCATCTGATAATCCAAGCCCACAAGAAG GGATTAAACTCGAAGAGGAGGTCGAACACACAGAGGGTGAAGGAGGACGTGGTGGATTTCGCTCGGTTGAAGTGGCCCCTGCTCTTCTCCCGCTTCTACGAGGCCTTTAAATTCTCAG GACCCAGTCTGCCCAAGAACGACGTGATCGTGGCGGTGAACTGGACCGGGGTTTACTTTGTGGACGAGCAGGAGCAGGTGCTGCTGGAACTGTCTTTCCCAGAGATCACTGCGGTGTCCAGTAGCAG AGGGGGTAAACTCCAGGGCCAGAGTTTTACCTTGGTCATAATGAAAGGAGACAAGTACACGTTCACCTCCAACAACGCCGAGGACATCCGGGATCTGGTGGTCTCCTTCCTCGATGGTCTGAGGAAGAGGTCCAAGTACGTGGTGGGACTGATGGACTGTCCCAACCCCG CCGGGGTCGACTCCACCTTCCTGAGTTTCTCCAAAGGGGATCTCATCATCCTGGACGATCACGACGGGGAACACGTGATGAACTCGGGTTGGGCTCACGGCATCAACGACAAGACCAAACAGAGAGGAGACTTCCCGGCTGACTGCGTCTACGTCGTGCCCACCATCACCAGACCCCAGTACGACATCGTG gCGCTCGTGACCATGACTCCCGATCAGAGACGAGAGTCCATCAGTCTGTCCCAGATGAAGCCGTCAGACATCGAGGACAAAACGAAGACGTACACGCTGGAGGAGTTCTCCTACGACTACTTCAG gcctCCTCCTAAGAGCACCCTGAGCAGGGTGATGATCCCCAAGTCCCGAGGGAAGGAGCGTCTGTGGAGCTGCACCAGGGAGCCCCTCAAACAGCCTCTGCTGAAGAAGGTGCTGGCTCATGAGGAGCTCGCCCAGGAGGCCTGTCTGGCCTCCACAG CTGTGATGAAGTACATGGGCGACTACCCGTCCAAACGCGTTCGCTTCGTCAACGAGCTCACGGACCAGATCTTCGAAGGAGCTCTGAAGGCCGAGCCGCTGAAAGACGAGATCTTCTGTCAGATCCTCAAACAGCTGACGGACAATCACATCAA GTACAGTGAGGAGAAGGGCTGGGAGCTGCTGTGGCTCTGCACTGGTTTGTTTCCTCCCAGTAACGTCCTGCTGCCTCACGTCCAGAAGTTCCTCCAGGCCAAGAAGCACTGTCCTCTCGCTCCGGACTGTATGCAGCGGCTCCAGAAAGCCTTACG AAACGGCTCGAGGAAGTATCCCCCTCacctggtggaggtggaggccatCCAGCACAAAACCACCCAGATCTTCCACAAAGTCTATTTCCCGGACGACTCAGACGAG GTGTTTGAGGTGGAGTCGAGCACCAAAGCCAAAGATTTCTGCCACAACATCTCGGGGCGTCTGATGCTCAAATCCTCGGAGGGCTTCAGTCTCTTTGTCAAGATCACAGACAAG GTCATCAGTGTCCCCGACGGCGACTTCTTCTTCGACTTCGTGAGGCATCTGACGGACTGGATCAAGAAAGCCCGACCGGTGAAAGACG GTGTCGTGCCTTCACTGACCTATCAGGTGTTCTTCATGAAGAAGCTCTGGACCAACACGGTGCCGGGAAAAGATTCCATGGCCGACTCCATCTTCCACTACTACCAG GAGCTGCCTAAGTATCTGCGCGGCTACCACAAGTGTCCGAGGGACGAGGTGTACCAGCTGGCGGCGCTGATCTACAGAGTGAAGTACGACGAGGAGAAATCACACTTCCAGAACATTTGCAAAATCCTGAAGGAGCTCGTGCCCCAGGACCAAATCCGACATCTGTCCCCAGACGACTGGAAGAGG TCGATCCTGTCGCTGTTCAACAAACAATCGGGGAAAACTCCAGAAGAAGCAAAACTATCGCTTCTCAAGATCATTTACAAGTGGCCCACGTTCGGTTCTGCGTTCTTCGAAGTGAAG CAAACAACGGATCCAAATTACCCAGAAACCCTCCTGATAGCGATAAACAAACACGGAGTCAGTCTGATCGATCCGAAGTCGAAG GAGATCCTCACCACTCACCCCTTCACGAAAATCTCAAACTGGAGCAGCGGCAACACGTATTTCCACATCACCATCGGGAACCTGGTGCGAGGCAGCAAGCTGCTGTGTGAAACCTCCCTG GGCTACAAGATGGACGACCTCCTGACCTCGTACATCAGCCAGATGCTGACGACCATGACTAAACAGAGAACGTCCCGGGGCAACAGCAAGTGA